The proteins below come from a single Leptotrichia sp. oral taxon 223 genomic window:
- the mobT gene encoding MobT family relaxase, which produces MEGFLLNEQTWLQHLKEKRLAYGLSQNRLAVATGITRQYLSDIETGKVKPSEDLQQSLWEALERFNPDAPLEMLFDYVRIRFPTTDVQQVVENILQLKLSYFLHEDYGFYSYSEHYALGDIFVLCSHELDKGVLVELKGRGCRQFESYLLAQQRSWYEFFMDVLVAGGVMKRLDLAINDKTGILNIPVLTEKCQQEECISVFRSFKSYRSGELVRKEEKECMGNTLYIGSLQSEVYFCIYEKDYEQYKKNDIPIEDAEVKNRFEIRLKNERAYYAVRDLLVYDNPEHTAFKIINRYIRFVDKDDSKPRSDWKLNEEWAWFIGNNRERLKLTTKPEPYSFQRTLNWLSHQVAPTLKVAIKLDEINQTQVVKDILDHAKLTDRHKQILKQQSVKEQDVITTKK; this is translated from the coding sequence TTGGAGGGATTTTTACTGAATGAACAAACTTGGTTACAGCATTTAAAAGAAAAACGCTTGGCTTATGGACTATCTCAAAACCGTTTAGCTGTTGCGACTGGTATTACAAGGCAGTATCTAAGCGATATTGAAACAGGAAAAGTCAAGCCATCAGAGGATTTACAGCAGTCCCTTTGGGAAGCTCTGGAACGCTTCAATCCCGACGCTCCCCTTGAAATGCTGTTTGATTATGTAAGGATTCGCTTTCCGACAACAGACGTACAGCAGGTGGTCGAAAACATCTTACAACTGAAACTGTCCTATTTTCTTCATGAGGACTATGGTTTCTATTCTTATTCAGAGCATTATGCTTTAGGCGACATATTCGTCCTTTGCTCCCATGAACTGGACAAAGGAGTTCTGGTGGAATTGAAAGGTCGTGGGTGCAGACAATTTGAAAGCTATCTTCTGGCACAACAAAGAAGCTGGTATGAGTTCTTTATGGACGTTTTGGTGGCTGGCGGTGTGATGAAACGCCTTGACCTTGCCATTAACGATAAGACAGGGATTTTGAATATCCCTGTACTCACTGAAAAGTGCCAACAGGAAGAATGTATCTCCGTCTTCCGCAGTTTTAAAAGCTATCGCAGTGGCGAACTGGTACGCAAAGAGGAAAAGGAATGTATGGGAAACACCCTCTATATCGGTTCATTACAAAGTGAAGTTTATTTCTGTATCTATGAAAAGGACTACGAGCAGTACAAGAAAAATGATATTCCCATTGAAGACGCAGAAGTAAAAAACCGTTTTGAGATTCGATTGAAAAATGAGCGTGCCTATTATGCAGTCCGTGATTTACTCGTCTATGACAATCCAGAGCATACCGCCTTTAAAATTATCAATCGGTATATCCGTTTTGTAGATAAAGACGATTCCAAACCTCGTTCTGATTGGAAACTGAATGAAGAATGGGCTTGGTTTATTGGGAACAATCGTGAACGATTAAAACTAACCACAAAACCAGAGCCTTACTCCTTCCAAAGGACGCTGAACTGGCTATCTCATCAAGTTGCCCCGACCTTAAAGGTTGCGATTAAACTTGATGAAATCAACCAGACGCAGGTTGTAAAAGACATTCTCGACCATGCGAAACTGACAGACCGACACAAGCAGATTTTGAAGCAACAGTCAGTAAAAGAACAGGACGTGATAACAACAAAAAAATAA
- a CDS encoding conjugal transfer protein: MKKIRSYTSIWSVEKVLYSINDFRLPFPITFTQMTWFVVSLFAVMILGNLPPLSMIEGAFLKYFGIPVAFTWFMSTKTFDGKKPYGFLKSVIAYALRPKLTYAGKKVTLGRNQPQEAITAVRSEFYGISN; the protein is encoded by the coding sequence ATGAAGAAAATACGAAGCTATACCAGTATCTGGTCTGTGGAAAAGGTACTGTATTCTATCAATGATTTTAGACTTCCGTTTCCCATAACCTTTACGCAAATGACATGGTTTGTCGTGTCACTCTTTGCAGTGATGATACTTGGCAACTTGCCCCCTCTTTCCATGATAGAGGGAGCATTTCTCAAATACTTTGGGATTCCTGTGGCTTTCACATGGTTTATGTCTACAAAAACTTTTGATGGTAAAAAGCCTTATGGATTTTTGAAGTCTGTCATTGCTTATGCACTGCGACCAAAGCTGACCTATGCAGGAAAAAAAGTAACGCTTGGCAGAAACCAGCCACAAGAAGCCATTACAGCAGTTAGGAGTGAATTTTATGGCATATCCAATTAA
- a CDS encoding antirestriction protein ArdA: MDDMQVYIANLGKYNEGELVGAWFTFPIDFEEVKEKIGLNDEYEEYAIHDYELPFTVDEYTSIGELNRLWEMVSELPEELQSELSALLTHFSSIEELSEHQEDIIIHSDCDDMYDVARYYIEETGALGEVPASLQNYIDYQAYGRDLDLSGTFISTNHGIFEIVY; this comes from the coding sequence ATGGACGATATGCAAGTCTATATTGCGAATTTAGGCAAATACAATGAGGGCGAATTGGTCGGTGCGTGGTTTACCTTTCCCATTGACTTTGAGGAAGTCAAAGAGAAAATCGGCTTGAATGATGAATATGAGGAATACGCCATTCATGACTACGAGTTACCCTTTACGGTTGACGAATACACTTCCATTGGCGAACTCAATCGACTATGGGAAATGGTATCGGAATTACCCGAAGAATTACAATCGGAGCTATCTGCTCTGCTCACTCATTTTTCAAGCATTGAAGAACTAAGCGAACATCAAGAGGATATTATCATTCATTCCGATTGTGATGATATGTATGACGTGGCACGCTACTACATTGAAGAAACGGGTGCTTTAGGCGAAGTACCAGCTAGTCTTCAAAACTATATTGATTATCAAGCCTATGGTCGGGATTTAGACCTTTCAGGAACGTTTATCTCAACCAATCATGGGATTTTTGAAATCGTCTATTAA